Proteins encoded in a region of the Bactrocera tryoni isolate S06 chromosome 4, CSIRO_BtryS06_freeze2, whole genome shotgun sequence genome:
- the LOC120773555 gene encoding hornerin gives MKFFVFYGAAAVLLAINACASASSKAEPRISVAVKPKREAPLSSGYHGPSYKYLPPAPATVGISAGGYNSYSSHGSSSAGFGVSGSSGLGYDFAHSSAPKVETYIVQTEPAHSVHSSGSNGYRSGSSNSHHYTTHGGASIGGGYRYSSGAPHFATGGASLHSGVSGGGGNYKYHTKARPHVQTLIIPANTLAHGASGGNSVSHSNGFGGAHALHSSSGSFGSGGYQYAPTFGSSLHSSGGFAGGHSNGGAAFGGHSSASLGAHGGHSVTYNAQQGYNYNGNGGISGAAFALGHSAHGAQLGHGGSGGATVSFSNQDGYSSQEYAHSAPSIPSTSYGVPVGPAVSSYHGAGDAGSAYHSSADETPAYAVGHKGLGHFSFSASKPHALNTNFISSGSSGHSEHSGRAPFKPSTLLGTTYEVSGPAAQYLPPTSPGYEYQSHSVLQGGTASGAAGHINEPDSAYLPPVSTSGGSYLPPQH, from the exons ATGAAGTTCTTT GTTTTCTACGGCGCCGCCGCGGTGCTATTGGCGATCAACGCCTGCGCCTCCGCTTCATCAAAAGCTGAGCCGCGCATTAGTGTCGCAGTAAAGCCGAAACGTGAAGCGCCTCTTTCCAGCGGCTATCATGGTCCATCGTACAAGTACTTGCCGCCAGCACCTGCCACAGTCGGCATCAGCGCCGGCGGCTACAATAGTTACAGCAGTCATGGCAGCAGTTCAGCTGGTTTCGGTGTGAGCGGTAGCTCTGGCTTAGGTTATGACTTTGCGCACTCGAGCGCGCCGAAAGTTGAGACATACATTGTGCAAACAGAGCCCGCGCATAGCGTAcacagcagcggcagcaacgGATACCGTagtggcagcagcaacagtCATCACTATACTACTCATGGTGGCGCGAGCATCGGTGGTGGATATCGTTACAGCAGCGGCGCGCCACACTTCGCTACTGGTGGTGCATCCTTGCATAGTGGCGTTAGCGGCGGTGGCGGCAACTACAAGTACCACACCAAAGCGCGTCCACATGTGCAAACATTGATAATACCGGCCAATACATTAGCGCATGGCGCAAGTGGCGGCAACAGCGTCAGTCATAGCAATGGTTTTGGCGGTGCGCACGCATTGCATTCCAGCAGTGGCAGTTTTGGCAGCGGTGGCTATCAGTACGCACCTACTTTTGGCAGCTCATTGCATTCATCTGGTGGTTTTGCTGGCGGTCATTCTAATGGCGGCGCCGCTTTCGGTGGTCACTCGAGCGCCAGTCTGGGCGCACATGGCGGCCATTCAGTTACTTACAATGCACAGCAAGGTTACAATTATAACGGTAACGGTGGTATTAGCGGCGCCGCATTTGCTTTGGGACACAGCGCTCATGGCGCTCAACTTGGTCATGGCGGTAGTGGCGGCGCAACAGTTTCGTTTAGCAATCAGGATGGTTATAGTAGCCAAGAATATGCGCATAGTGCGCCCAGCATACCATCAACAAGTTATGGCGTACCAGTTGGTCCAGCAGTGTCGTCATATCACGGCGCTGGTGATGCAGGCAGCGCATATCATAGCAGCGCCGACGAAACACCCGCCTATGCGGTGGGCCATAAGGGATTGGGACATTTTAGCTTCAGCGCCAGCAAACCGCATGCTTTGAATACCAATTTTATCTCTTCCGGCAGTTCCGGTCACAGCGAACACAGTGGAAGAGCACCATTTAAGCCATCCACCCTTTTGGGCACCACTTATGAGGTCTCCGGTCCGGCTGCTCAATATTTGCCACCTACCTCACCTGGTTACGAGTATCAATCGCATTCTGTGCTACAAGGCGGCACAGCTAGCGGTGCAGCCGGGCATATAAATGAACCGGATTCGGCATACTTGCCACCAGTTTCAACATCTGGCGGTAGCTATTTGCCTCCTCAACATTAA